One part of the Humulus lupulus chromosome 9, drHumLupu1.1, whole genome shotgun sequence genome encodes these proteins:
- the LOC133799615 gene encoding uncharacterized protein LOC133799615, producing MSQDQEPSISDMLKTLVASTIQTQVILHSTEASLKNLESTMGKIATSLNNLEVESITLDLIPTQEVRNSTPEASSPPQIETFTSVGPSSQNMLHKPTVRLYVPIPPFPSKLTKFKNEEENKVILKINISLLKTIKQVPPYAKLPKELSTNKRKLNGDKKISVGENAFAILQRKLLPKFQDLGMFINPYIIGKTRFDHCIIDLGAPIDVMSYFIFASLKLGLLKETSVIIRLVDHTNIYSLMVVEDVLVQVQFRRPFQIITSTKMDVKAWVLTMKFYGEVIQFDMLNSIDKYKRKKVLLNDPP from the exons ATGTCACAAGATCAGGAACCATCAATTTCAGATATGCTAAAAACATTGGTGGCTTCAACTATACAGACCCAAGTTATTCTTCATAGTACAGAAGCGTCCCTCAAGAATTTGGAGAGTACTATGGGAAAAATTGCTACATCATTGAATAATCTTGAGGTTGAGA GCATAACACTTGATCTAATTCCAACTCAAGAAGTCAGGAATTCAACCCCTGAAGCATCTTCTCCACCGCAGATCGAAACTTTCACGTCAGTTGGCCCATCATCACAGAACATGCTACACAAACCAACTGTCAGATTGTATGTCCCTATTCCTCCTTTTCCGAGCAAATTGACAAAATTTAAGAATGAGGAGGAAAATAAGGTGAtccttaaaatcaatatttcgCTCCTTAAAACTATTAAGCAAGTACCACCATATGCTAAGCTTCCTAAGGAGTTGTCCACAAATAAAAGGAAACTGAATGGTGATAAAAAGATCAGTGTGGGGGAGAATGCTTTTGCTATTCTCCAAAGGAAGTTGCTACCCAAGTTTCAAGACCTTGGGATGTTTATAAATCCATACATTATCGGTAAAACCAGGTTTGATCATTGTATAATAGATTTAGGAGCACCTATTGATGTTatgtcttattttatttttgcttcCTTAAAGCTAGGGTTACTAAAAGAAACTAGTGTTATTATTCGATTGGTTGATCACACTAATATTTATTCCCTAATGGTAGTTGAAGATGTTTTGGTGCAGGTTCAATTTAGGAGGCCATTTCAAATTATTACAAGTACAAAGATGGATGTCAAAGCATGGGTACTTACAATGAAATTTTATGGTGAAGTTATACAGTTTGATATGTTGAATTCTATTGATAAGTACAAGAGGAAGAAAGTTCTGTTAAATGACCCACCATAA